One Cryomorphaceae bacterium 1068 DNA window includes the following coding sequences:
- a CDS encoding M20 family metallopeptidase: protein MSFKNVPNMILLDGLASSADAALDDLIKIRRHLHANPELSFHEEKTAAFVSKKLTELGIPHKSGIGGHGIVADIVGDKDGKVVAVRGDMDALPITELNAVTYASTNKGVMHACGHDVHTTCILGAARLLQERKSSLKGTVRLIFQPAEERIPGGASLMIKDGALKKPDVQLIFGQHVYPDMEVGNVGFRPGMYMASADELYITIKGKGGHAGLPHKCIDTILLASHVVTSIQQLVSRRATASTPTVVSIGKFIGNGATNVIPDEVKLEGTIRTMNEKWRFELHQLLNDMVSGICKSMGGFAEVEVREGYPALINDNDLTLWAKKKAIELLGEESVHDLDLRMTAEDFSYFAQEIPACFYRLGTSNASKGLGAPLHTGKFDIDEDALRIGSSLMATLAAKALEEL, encoded by the coding sequence ATGTCCTTCAAAAACGTTCCGAATATGATTCTTCTTGACGGCTTAGCTTCATCTGCTGATGCAGCTTTGGATGACCTTATTAAAATTCGCAGACACTTACATGCCAATCCCGAATTATCGTTTCATGAAGAAAAGACTGCTGCTTTTGTTTCCAAAAAACTGACGGAGCTTGGTATCCCGCACAAATCGGGGATAGGGGGTCATGGAATCGTAGCGGATATCGTTGGAGACAAAGATGGTAAAGTCGTCGCTGTAAGGGGCGATATGGATGCTTTACCCATTACAGAATTGAATGCTGTGACCTATGCTTCGACCAATAAGGGAGTGATGCATGCCTGTGGTCATGATGTTCATACCACCTGCATTCTTGGAGCCGCCCGACTATTGCAAGAAAGGAAATCATCTCTCAAGGGAACCGTCAGGCTGATTTTTCAGCCCGCAGAAGAGCGTATTCCTGGAGGGGCATCATTGATGATCAAGGATGGAGCATTGAAAAAGCCTGACGTGCAGCTCATTTTCGGACAGCATGTTTATCCCGATATGGAAGTCGGAAATGTTGGTTTTCGACCGGGAATGTATATGGCTTCTGCCGATGAGCTTTACATTACCATCAAGGGGAAAGGTGGTCATGCCGGGCTGCCGCATAAATGCATTGACACGATTCTACTGGCCTCGCATGTGGTGACATCCATCCAGCAACTCGTGAGTCGAAGGGCAACAGCGAGCACTCCTACTGTCGTTTCGATAGGGAAGTTCATAGGAAACGGTGCCACGAATGTGATACCTGACGAAGTAAAACTGGAAGGAACAATTCGAACGATGAATGAAAAGTGGAGATTTGAGTTGCATCAACTTCTCAACGATATGGTCTCCGGAATATGCAAATCCATGGGTGGCTTTGCCGAAGTTGAAGTCAGAGAAGGGTATCCTGCTTTGATAAACGATAATGATCTAACCCTCTGGGCAAAGAAAAAAGCCATTGAATTACTGGGGGAAGAAAGTGTTCATGATCTCGACCTTAGAATGACGGCAGAAGACTTCTCTTATTTCGCTCAGGAGATTCCTGCGTGCTTTTATCGATTGGGAACTTCCAATGCTAGCAAGGGACTTGGGGCACCACTTCACACGGGGAAATTCGATATTGACGAAGATGCTCTTCGAATAGGTTCGTCACTCATGGCTACTTTGGCAGCAAAAGCTTTAGAAGAGTTGTAG
- the gcvP gene encoding aminomethyl-transferring glycine dehydrogenase — MPLRNFPKRHIGPRDAEVKEMMATIGYESLDELIDKTVPADIRLQAPLDLPTSRSEHWYLRELESLAQKNDVFRSYIGMGYYNTIVPPAIQRNVLENPGWYTAYTPYQSEIAQGRLEALINFQTMVMDFTAMEIANASLLDEATAAAEAMSMFYATRSRQATKAGVNRFFVSENCFPQTIDVIKTRAVPMDIELIIGNHEDFNMTDSFFGALLQYPDGIGSAEDYRKFVNQAHEVGAKVAVASDLMSLALLTPPGEWGADVVVGNTQRFGVPMGFGGPHAAFFATKEEFKRHIPGRIIGVSEDSHGAPAFRLALQTREQHIRRDKATSNICTAQALLAVMASMYAVYHGPIGLKTIAENIHLKTTRLAEGLENLGFKIKNRVYFDTLFIELPEGVTKVGIEEVANEREINLRFFNSNHVGISLDETISRHDFQDIYEIFLQVSGRDANEIPAGAESPIQGFFKRESAFLEHPVFNMYHSETELMRYIKRLENKDLSLTHSMISLGSCTMKLNAASELMPITWPEWANIHPFAPSTQTSGYHEMFEGLKRALCEITGFAGVSLQPNSGAQGEYSGLMVIRNYHHSRGEDHRNIVLIPESAHGTNPASAVMAGMKVVVVKCDDQGNIDVEDLRQKAQANAEHLSALMITYPSTHGVFEESVVEINKIIHENGGQVYMDGANMNAQVGLTNPGIIGADVCHLNLHKTFAIPHGGGGPGMGPICVAAHLTPFLPGHSVGETGGFNNISAVSAAPFGSALILLISYGYIKMLGRDGVTDATKYAILNANYIKARLSGSYSILYKGKNDTVAHEMVVDCRPFKALANVEVADIAKRLIDFGFHAPTVSWPVAGTLMIEPTESESKGELDRFCDAMLQIRKEIEEIAKEIYPKDDNVLKNAPHTALEVTADKWEHSYSREKAAYPLGYLKSAKFWAPVGRVDNASGDRNLVCSCPPLSQYETNEVELHDQ, encoded by the coding sequence ATGCCTTTAAGAAATTTCCCTAAGAGACACATTGGCCCAAGAGATGCTGAAGTGAAAGAAATGATGGCCACCATCGGATATGAGTCGTTGGATGAATTGATTGACAAGACGGTTCCCGCAGACATTCGACTTCAGGCGCCGCTGGATTTACCAACCTCAAGAAGCGAGCATTGGTATTTAAGGGAATTGGAATCATTGGCTCAAAAAAACGATGTCTTTAGGAGTTACATCGGAATGGGCTATTACAACACTATAGTGCCACCTGCTATCCAAAGAAATGTTTTGGAAAACCCGGGATGGTACACCGCCTACACTCCTTACCAAAGTGAAATAGCACAAGGAAGATTGGAAGCCTTGATTAATTTCCAAACGATGGTAATGGATTTTACTGCGATGGAAATCGCAAATGCTTCACTTCTGGATGAGGCCACGGCAGCCGCTGAAGCGATGAGCATGTTCTATGCTACCCGATCAAGACAGGCTACAAAAGCGGGAGTCAATCGTTTTTTCGTTTCTGAGAACTGTTTTCCGCAAACGATTGATGTCATCAAGACCAGAGCGGTGCCTATGGATATCGAGTTGATCATAGGAAATCACGAAGATTTCAATATGACCGATTCTTTTTTTGGAGCATTGCTCCAATATCCTGACGGAATCGGAAGTGCTGAAGACTATCGTAAATTCGTAAATCAAGCGCATGAGGTAGGTGCCAAAGTAGCCGTAGCCTCTGACCTTATGAGCTTAGCTCTTTTGACACCTCCGGGTGAGTGGGGAGCGGATGTGGTAGTAGGAAATACGCAACGATTTGGGGTCCCGATGGGATTTGGAGGTCCTCATGCTGCATTCTTTGCAACGAAAGAAGAGTTCAAAAGACACATCCCAGGCAGAATAATCGGAGTTTCTGAAGACAGCCATGGAGCGCCTGCTTTCAGGCTAGCCTTACAAACCAGAGAGCAGCACATCAGAAGAGATAAGGCTACTTCCAATATCTGCACAGCCCAAGCCCTTTTGGCTGTAATGGCATCCATGTATGCCGTGTATCACGGCCCGATTGGGCTGAAAACCATTGCTGAAAATATTCACCTGAAAACCACCAGACTCGCTGAGGGATTAGAAAATCTGGGATTTAAAATCAAAAACAGGGTTTACTTCGATACGCTATTTATTGAATTGCCCGAGGGAGTAACCAAAGTCGGTATTGAAGAAGTAGCGAATGAGAGAGAAATAAACCTTCGCTTTTTTAACTCCAATCATGTAGGAATAAGCTTGGATGAGACGATTTCTCGTCATGACTTTCAGGATATATATGAGATTTTTCTCCAAGTATCGGGAAGAGATGCCAATGAAATCCCGGCCGGAGCTGAATCTCCCATTCAAGGTTTCTTCAAGCGGGAAAGTGCCTTTTTAGAGCACCCCGTTTTTAACATGTATCACAGCGAAACGGAGTTGATGCGCTACATTAAGAGACTTGAAAACAAAGATCTTTCTCTAACGCACAGTATGATCTCCTTGGGTTCGTGTACGATGAAACTCAACGCCGCGAGCGAATTGATGCCCATCACTTGGCCTGAGTGGGCGAATATCCACCCTTTCGCACCTTCTACGCAAACTTCAGGTTACCATGAAATGTTTGAGGGCTTGAAGCGTGCGCTTTGCGAAATTACAGGTTTTGCAGGGGTTTCGCTTCAGCCGAACAGCGGCGCACAAGGAGAGTATTCGGGTTTGATGGTGATCAGAAATTATCATCATAGCCGCGGTGAAGATCACCGAAACATTGTGTTGATCCCCGAAAGTGCTCATGGAACAAATCCAGCGAGCGCGGTCATGGCAGGTATGAAGGTTGTTGTTGTCAAGTGTGATGACCAAGGGAATATTGACGTAGAGGACTTGCGTCAAAAGGCTCAAGCCAATGCCGAACACCTTTCTGCATTGATGATTACCTACCCCTCTACACACGGAGTATTCGAAGAATCTGTCGTTGAGATCAATAAGATCATCCATGAGAATGGTGGTCAGGTATACATGGACGGTGCCAATATGAATGCACAGGTAGGCTTAACCAATCCGGGTATCATCGGTGCGGATGTTTGTCACCTAAATCTTCATAAGACCTTCGCCATTCCTCACGGAGGAGGTGGCCCCGGCATGGGACCTATTTGTGTAGCGGCTCATTTGACACCATTTTTACCGGGTCACTCGGTAGGTGAAACAGGGGGATTCAATAATATCAGTGCAGTTTCTGCAGCCCCTTTCGGAAGTGCCTTGATTCTTCTGATCTCTTATGGATACATTAAGATGTTGGGAAGAGACGGTGTAACGGATGCCACGAAGTATGCTATCCTAAATGCCAATTATATCAAAGCCAGATTGAGTGGGTCATACTCTATCCTTTATAAAGGAAAAAACGATACCGTTGCGCACGAAATGGTAGTAGACTGCCGTCCTTTCAAAGCTTTGGCCAATGTAGAAGTAGCTGATATCGCGAAACGACTTATTGACTTTGGATTCCACGCTCCTACGGTTTCTTGGCCGGTTGCAGGCACTTTGATGATAGAGCCTACAGAGAGTGAGTCAAAAGGAGAATTGGATCGTTTTTGCGACGCGATGCTTCAAATCAGAAAGGAAATAGAAGAAATCGCAAAGGAAATTTATCCGAAAGACGATAACGTTTTGAAGAACGCTCCGCATACTGCACTTGAGGTAACAGCTGATAAATGGGAGCATTCATACTCTCGTGAAAAGGCAGCTTACCCTCTGGGGTATCTTAAATCTGCTAAGTTCTGGGCACCCGTAGGAAGGGTAGATAATGCTTCAGGAGATAGAAATTTAGTATGCTCATGCCCTCCTTTATCGCAATACGAAACAAACGAAGTAGAACTTCATGACCAATAG
- the kynU gene encoding kynureninase, whose translation MNHLQEKARKLDAADELASFRDAFHIPKHHSGTTVYFTGNSLGLQPKRAKKILLEELDDWADYGVEGHFEARRPWVNYHEQLMKPAADLVGAKPQEVVHMNGLTVNLHLLMVSFYRPKGKRYKIICEAKAFPSDQYALESQVKFHGYQPEEAIIEVEPREGEHLIREEDIISAIEENADELALVFWGGVNYYTGQFFDLKSIAEAGHKAGAIVGYDLAHAAGNVPLDLHDWNVDFAAWCTYKYLNSGPGSVSGIFVHEKHANDFDLPRFAGWWGHDKNARFKMDKGFEPMSGAEGWQLSNAPIFVMAPHLASLEVFHQAGFDRMRKKSLTLTAFLQEVIEAVAKEHDAHIEIITPAEPDRRGCQLSLLAHGRGKELFNFLQDRGVFADWREPNVIRIAPVPLYNSFSDALEFGKILSSAYSKKHSS comes from the coding sequence ATGAACCACCTTCAGGAAAAAGCGCGAAAACTTGATGCTGCAGATGAGCTGGCATCCTTTCGCGATGCCTTTCATATACCCAAACATCATTCGGGCACTACTGTTTACTTTACAGGAAATAGTTTGGGCCTTCAGCCAAAAAGGGCTAAAAAAATACTACTCGAAGAACTCGACGATTGGGCTGACTACGGCGTGGAAGGTCATTTCGAAGCGCGAAGGCCTTGGGTAAATTATCACGAACAGCTAATGAAGCCAGCGGCGGATTTAGTCGGCGCAAAGCCTCAAGAAGTCGTACATATGAATGGCCTCACGGTCAACCTCCACCTGTTAATGGTCAGTTTTTATCGACCAAAAGGGAAAAGGTACAAGATAATTTGCGAGGCGAAAGCCTTTCCTAGCGATCAATACGCTTTGGAGTCTCAAGTGAAATTCCACGGCTACCAACCCGAAGAAGCCATCATTGAAGTAGAGCCTCGAGAAGGCGAACACCTCATCAGGGAAGAAGATATTATTTCGGCCATCGAAGAAAATGCCGACGAACTTGCTCTGGTATTTTGGGGTGGAGTAAATTACTATACAGGTCAATTTTTTGATTTGAAATCCATCGCTGAAGCAGGCCATAAGGCAGGTGCTATCGTCGGATACGATTTGGCCCATGCTGCAGGAAATGTTCCTCTCGATCTGCACGATTGGAATGTGGACTTCGCAGCTTGGTGTACATACAAATACCTGAATTCAGGACCAGGTTCAGTATCGGGAATATTCGTCCACGAAAAGCACGCAAACGATTTCGACTTGCCTCGATTTGCAGGATGGTGGGGTCACGACAAGAATGCGCGATTCAAGATGGACAAAGGCTTCGAGCCCATGTCGGGAGCAGAGGGATGGCAGTTAAGCAATGCTCCGATCTTTGTGATGGCGCCCCATTTAGCTTCTTTGGAAGTTTTTCACCAAGCGGGATTTGACCGCATGCGTAAAAAGAGCTTGACCTTAACGGCATTTCTTCAAGAGGTTATAGAGGCTGTAGCCAAAGAGCATGATGCTCATATCGAAATCATTACACCCGCAGAACCAGATCGAAGAGGCTGTCAATTGAGTCTCTTGGCTCACGGTCGAGGAAAAGAACTTTTCAACTTTTTACAGGATCGAGGTGTTTTTGCTGATTGGAGGGAGCCAAACGTTATTCGAATTGCCCCAGTACCTCTTTATAACAGTTTTTCCGATGCTTTGGAATTTGGAAAAATTCTCAGCTCGGCTTATTCAAAAAAACATTCATCATGA
- a CDS encoding NAD(P)/FAD-dependent oxidoreductase — MKTALVIGGGLVGSLHAANLARRGLKVKVIERRPDLRGVELQAGKSINLALSTRGWKALDMIGVSEKVREVAIPMYGRRIHDPEGNVSFQSYGKEGQAIYSVSRGELNCVLLDAAESYDGVEMRFNCKCTGVDFEKSIAYFQDYKTGEEFEEKADLIFGTDGAFSAVRADMQKTQRFNYQQEFIPHGYRELLLPANDDGTYAMDKNALHIWPRGGYMLIALPNPDGSFTCTLFMPYEGENSFANLDSDEAIDAFFKKQFPDFYAMMPDLVGDYKSHPLSDLVIIRCYPWVRENTCLMGDSSHAIVPFYGQGMNSGFEDCSVMDELFEKHNEDWEATMNAFQKMRKPDADAIAELAMRNYVEMRDSVADPTFILRKKIEANLHEHHGEKWIPLYSQVTFSHIRYSEALAEGKKHDRIMEAVMDKADISSRWNSPEIEQEALALAGIR; from the coding sequence ATGAAAACAGCATTGGTCATTGGTGGCGGTCTTGTGGGATCACTTCATGCCGCAAATCTTGCCCGAAGAGGCTTAAAAGTAAAAGTGATAGAGCGTCGTCCGGACCTTCGTGGAGTGGAGCTTCAGGCGGGAAAGTCCATTAATCTTGCACTGAGCACTCGCGGCTGGAAGGCTTTGGACATGATTGGCGTTTCCGAAAAGGTGAGAGAAGTGGCCATTCCGATGTATGGAAGAAGAATTCACGATCCGGAAGGAAATGTGAGTTTTCAGTCATACGGTAAAGAAGGCCAAGCCATTTACTCAGTTTCTCGAGGTGAGCTCAATTGCGTTTTGCTCGATGCTGCAGAATCATACGATGGGGTGGAAATGCGCTTCAACTGCAAATGCACGGGTGTAGACTTCGAAAAAAGCATTGCTTATTTTCAAGATTATAAAACAGGTGAGGAGTTCGAAGAAAAAGCAGATTTAATCTTCGGAACGGATGGTGCATTTTCTGCCGTCCGCGCTGATATGCAAAAGACGCAGCGATTCAACTATCAACAAGAGTTTATTCCACATGGCTACCGAGAGCTTTTGCTTCCCGCAAATGATGACGGAACCTACGCCATGGACAAAAACGCTTTGCACATATGGCCGCGCGGTGGATATATGCTCATTGCACTTCCCAATCCCGACGGGAGTTTTACATGTACACTCTTTATGCCATATGAAGGCGAAAATTCTTTTGCAAACCTCGATAGTGATGAGGCAATTGACGCCTTCTTCAAGAAGCAATTTCCCGATTTCTATGCAATGATGCCCGATTTGGTGGGAGATTACAAAAGTCATCCGCTTTCTGATTTGGTAATCATTCGCTGCTACCCGTGGGTGAGAGAAAACACGTGCTTGATGGGCGATTCCAGTCATGCCATTGTTCCGTTTTATGGGCAGGGGATGAATTCGGGATTTGAAGATTGCTCAGTGATGGATGAGCTTTTTGAAAAGCACAATGAAGACTGGGAAGCGACGATGAATGCATTCCAAAAAATGCGAAAGCCCGATGCAGATGCCATTGCAGAACTGGCTATGCGCAATTATGTGGAGATGCGCGACTCGGTGGCTGATCCTACTTTTATTCTCCGAAAAAAGATTGAGGCCAATCTGCATGAACATCATGGAGAAAAATGGATTCCACTCTATTCTCAGGTCACTTTTAGCCACATTCGCTACAGCGAAGCACTCGCAGAAGGAAAGAAACACGACCGCATTATGGAGGCGGTAATGGATAAAGCTGATATTTCTTCACGATGGAATTCGCCTGAAATTGAGCAAGAAGCCTTGGCGCTGGCAGGAATTAGGTAA
- a CDS encoding T9SS type A sorting domain-containing protein has protein sequence MKLKIYFLGALASVFGLQSMAQSSQEAKKTVHSYIQAPEFQQNTKVDYSKAGAKETIFCSEFDDPDAWTLINEGEQGTWGVVLEEDADVLDFMGAMASATADNGFGQFNGISFLLDGDVALQNSILELNEPVDCSALSDVAVTFNQRARAFNYDENYLEVSTNGGTSWVPFLVNDGLVTNAPAIQGEITLDITSVAAGESDVRLRFRWVSDPLSVNPDLTPDEINSFGSGYGWMVDDLCVSTLPENELIIGETYYDDFFETFFELDGSYFYASAETTDLDQVTSFEYHTQPDYSTREFNFACGVTNGGTAEQTGVSLVVTFTDPDGTSTELTSDPITLAPGVTDTIRFYGQIPTNWEVDGQGGALPNGLYEIDFEVVQDQDDELPGNNVGVSRFTRITDDSSADGAIIQHENSLTQLGADGQDIISGTRYSFSPGDEDRAITTIRFAINDESADGVGEQVFLNVRTGSVLEEENDDNPMNLFFSYNEDDEDVVTYEVDEDDLSTTSTPNWIEVTLPTPVFIEPGLIYQAEMRLPLFGEELVFTGLTSTRKASSSVIYDFDDVSTGPQGWFFFGGSVYNLAFGTDLVTNVSDISYESGIKLTQNYPNPVVNNTMIQFQLDVASAVTFEVFDITGKLVYSEDLGNVPALTNQVVDFNRAGLAAGTYTYGVATENERLTRKMIIQ, from the coding sequence ATGAAATTAAAAATCTACTTTTTAGGGGCTCTAGCCTCTGTATTTGGTCTTCAGTCAATGGCTCAAAGCAGCCAAGAAGCTAAAAAGACCGTTCATTCCTACATCCAGGCTCCCGAGTTCCAACAGAACACGAAAGTCGATTATTCTAAAGCGGGAGCTAAAGAAACTATATTCTGCAGTGAATTCGATGATCCGGATGCCTGGACTCTTATCAATGAAGGCGAGCAAGGAACGTGGGGTGTTGTACTTGAAGAAGATGCTGATGTACTTGACTTTATGGGTGCCATGGCTTCTGCCACTGCCGATAACGGTTTTGGTCAATTCAACGGAATCTCTTTCCTACTTGATGGAGATGTCGCGCTTCAAAATTCAATACTTGAATTGAACGAGCCTGTTGACTGTAGCGCTCTATCTGATGTTGCGGTTACCTTCAACCAGCGCGCCAGAGCATTTAACTACGACGAAAACTACCTGGAAGTATCTACTAATGGTGGGACTTCTTGGGTTCCTTTCCTAGTAAACGATGGTTTGGTAACGAACGCACCTGCGATACAAGGAGAAATCACTCTCGATATCACAAGCGTTGCTGCTGGAGAATCTGATGTGAGACTTCGTTTCCGATGGGTTTCTGACCCTCTTTCTGTGAATCCTGACCTTACTCCTGATGAGATTAACAGCTTCGGTTCAGGTTACGGATGGATGGTTGATGACTTATGTGTTTCAACACTTCCTGAAAACGAGTTGATCATCGGTGAAACTTACTACGATGACTTCTTCGAAACTTTCTTCGAGCTTGACGGAAGCTACTTCTACGCAAGCGCAGAAACTACTGACTTGGATCAAGTAACTTCTTTCGAATACCACACACAGCCTGACTACTCTACTAGAGAGTTCAACTTTGCATGCGGTGTTACAAATGGCGGTACTGCCGAGCAGACAGGTGTTAGCCTTGTAGTTACTTTTACTGACCCTGACGGAACATCAACAGAGCTAACAAGTGATCCTATCACCCTTGCTCCCGGAGTTACGGACACTATCCGCTTCTACGGTCAAATCCCTACGAATTGGGAAGTAGATGGCCAAGGAGGAGCACTTCCAAATGGTCTTTATGAAATCGACTTTGAAGTGGTACAAGACCAAGACGATGAGCTTCCCGGTAATAACGTAGGTGTTTCTCGTTTTACCAGAATCACAGATGACTCAAGCGCTGATGGAGCGATCATTCAACATGAAAACTCGTTGACTCAACTTGGTGCTGACGGTCAGGACATCATTTCAGGTACACGCTACTCTTTCAGCCCCGGCGATGAAGACAGAGCTATCACTACAATTCGATTTGCGATTAATGATGAATCTGCTGATGGTGTGGGTGAGCAAGTATTCTTGAATGTAAGAACAGGTTCTGTTCTTGAAGAAGAGAATGACGATAACCCAATGAACCTATTCTTCAGCTACAATGAAGATGATGAAGACGTTGTAACATACGAAGTAGATGAGGATGATTTGTCAACCACTTCTACTCCTAATTGGATTGAAGTTACGCTTCCAACTCCTGTATTTATTGAGCCTGGACTCATTTACCAAGCAGAGATGCGTCTTCCACTTTTCGGAGAGGAACTAGTCTTTACAGGTCTTACTTCTACACGTAAAGCAAGCTCATCTGTAATTTACGATTTCGATGATGTATCTACAGGTCCTCAGGGATGGTTCTTCTTCGGAGGTTCAGTTTACAACTTAGCTTTCGGTACTGACCTTGTAACAAACGTTTCTGACATTAGCTACGAAAGTGGAATTAAGTTGACTCAAAACTACCCGAACCCGGTAGTGAACAATACAATGATCCAATTCCAACTTGATGTAGCTAGCGCAGTTACTTTTGAAGTATTCGACATTACAGGTAAACTTGTATACAGCGAAGACTTAGGTAACGTGCCTGCTTTGACCAACCAAGTGGTTGACTTCAACCGTGCCGGTTTGGCTGCAGGAACTTACACTTACGGTGTTGCTACTGAAAATGAAAGATTAACAAGAAAAATGATTATCCAATAA
- a CDS encoding MBL fold metallo-hydrolase, with protein MLQVLKFTFNPFQENTYLLFTSDGECAIIDPGCYDKREEDLLKKTIEEEGLNPTLLLNTHCHIDHVFGNEFVHRTYGLDPMIHKKEEMVLASVSRVAEMYGLNYTPSPKPKFIEGNEIVLGEERLKILFVPGHSPGHIAFYSKVHTLLLSGDVLFKQSIGRTDLPGGSMDVLMQSIAEKLLPLPEETKVYAGHMEDTTIGEEKRLNPFLRGI; from the coding sequence ATGCTTCAAGTTCTCAAATTCACCTTCAATCCATTTCAAGAAAACACCTACCTGTTGTTTACAAGTGACGGGGAATGCGCAATAATTGATCCGGGGTGTTATGACAAACGAGAGGAAGACTTGCTTAAAAAAACCATCGAGGAGGAAGGTTTAAACCCTACTCTTTTGCTGAACACACATTGCCACATCGATCATGTTTTCGGAAATGAGTTCGTTCATCGAACTTATGGACTTGACCCGATGATTCACAAAAAGGAAGAAATGGTCTTGGCATCGGTGTCAAGAGTCGCTGAAATGTATGGTCTCAATTACACCCCATCGCCTAAGCCCAAGTTTATTGAAGGCAACGAGATTGTTTTGGGAGAAGAAAGATTGAAAATTCTATTTGTACCGGGACATTCACCGGGACATATTGCATTTTACAGTAAAGTGCATACACTGCTTTTGTCAGGAGATGTACTTTTCAAGCAAAGTATTGGAAGAACTGATTTACCGGGCGGAAGCATGGATGTTTTAATGCAGTCCATTGCTGAAAAGCTTCTTCCACTACCTGAAGAAACGAAGGTCTACGCAGGTCATATGGAAGACACGACCATAGGTGAAGAAAAAAGACTCAATCCTTTTCTTCGCGGGATTTAG
- the hemL gene encoding glutamate-1-semialdehyde 2,1-aminomutase — MPQIKVIRQTDQEKRVSDMQREESAKLFKKAKTLFPGGVNSPVRAFKAVGGNPLFIDKAKGSKITDADGNEFLDFCCSYGPLILGHAPDEVIEAVSETVKLGTSFGAPTRLENELAELIISNHRYIEKIRFVNSGTEAAMSAIRLARGYTGRNKIIKFEGCYHGHVDALMVKAGSGLATLGTSTSAGIPEAYTKETIVLPLHNKEAVEEAVAKFKGEIACIALEPIPANNGLLLQGKDFLQFLRDVCDREDIPLFFDEVISGFRVGFEGAAGLYGIQPDLIAFGKIIGGGLPVGAYGASDKIMSCVAPDGPVYQAGTLSGNPVAMAAGKAQIQVCLEPGFYENLEEKTKSFAKDVNDFAAAKNYPFKIFHIGSIFWVAFTNKEEVSDSDEVNETGMSHFKAFHGELLERGVYIGPSGFEVGFVSKAHSSEDLKKGAAAMKEALNVLFG, encoded by the coding sequence TTGCCGCAAATTAAGGTCATTCGTCAAACCGACCAAGAAAAGAGAGTATCTGATATGCAAAGAGAAGAATCTGCCAAATTATTCAAGAAAGCAAAAACCCTATTTCCGGGTGGTGTAAACAGCCCTGTAAGAGCATTTAAAGCCGTTGGCGGAAATCCGCTTTTCATAGATAAGGCTAAAGGAAGTAAAATCACGGATGCCGATGGAAACGAATTTCTTGACTTTTGCTGCTCATACGGCCCATTGATTTTGGGTCATGCTCCCGATGAAGTGATTGAGGCAGTTTCTGAAACCGTAAAACTCGGAACCTCATTTGGAGCTCCTACTCGCCTGGAAAACGAGTTGGCCGAATTGATTATCAGCAATCACCGCTATATCGAGAAAATTCGTTTCGTTAATTCAGGGACAGAAGCTGCCATGTCGGCCATCAGGCTTGCGCGTGGATATACAGGAAGAAACAAGATCATTAAATTTGAAGGATGCTACCACGGTCATGTCGATGCGTTGATGGTGAAAGCAGGAAGTGGATTGGCAACTCTCGGAACTTCCACTTCGGCGGGGATTCCCGAGGCTTACACAAAAGAAACCATCGTATTGCCGCTTCACAATAAAGAAGCGGTAGAAGAAGCCGTAGCGAAATTCAAAGGGGAGATTGCCTGCATCGCATTGGAGCCGATTCCTGCTAACAACGGTCTATTGCTACAAGGAAAAGACTTTTTGCAATTCTTGCGCGATGTTTGCGATCGAGAAGATATCCCCTTGTTTTTTGACGAGGTGATATCGGGCTTTCGAGTAGGATTCGAAGGAGCCGCAGGGCTTTACGGCATTCAACCTGACTTGATTGCTTTCGGAAAAATAATCGGTGGTGGGCTACCCGTTGGAGCTTACGGTGCGTCAGATAAGATTATGAGCTGCGTCGCCCCCGATGGACCCGTATACCAAGCGGGAACGCTAAGCGGAAATCCCGTAGCCATGGCAGCGGGTAAGGCTCAAATTCAAGTGTGCTTAGAGCCTGGATTCTACGAAAATCTGGAGGAAAAAACGAAATCTTTCGCCAAAGACGTTAATGATTTTGCCGCAGCAAAAAACTACCCTTTTAAGATTTTCCATATTGGGTCTATATTTTGGGTGGCATTCACCAATAAGGAAGAGGTTTCTGACAGCGATGAAGTGAATGAAACAGGCATGAGCCATTTCAAGGCATTCCACGGAGAGCTTCTTGAACGAGGGGTATACATAGGTCCTTCGGGTTTTGAGGTGGGATTTGTTTCCAAAGCCCATAGCTCCGAAGATCTCAAGAAGGGCGCCGCTGCTATGAAAGAAGCTTTAAATGTATTGTTTGGCTAA